The genomic region CATAATTATAGTTACGGTTTCGACGAAACTCAATAAAAAAGTTCAATGATAAACAACATTCATTTAGAACCTACAAACTACTCTAAATCCTGCATTCGTCTCTCATCTTTGATCGCAACGAACTATATATGAAGAGTTGCTAGATCAACAATGAGCAGCCTATGATTTACATAGTAATGAACACAATGCTGTCAGTATTTTGCCACTCCAGCACTCTGAGCCTTCCCTAAAATTAACTCGATGCTGCCATGAAAGAGACCTAAACATTTCGCCAATGCAAAGCCGCTATACATGCCACCAACAGCTGCACTTACTATACCGCCGGCATAACCTGCGCCTTCTCCAATAGGGTAAAGCCCTCTTAAGGACGTGCACTCGCAAGGGTCAGCACTTCGCGAGATCTGGACTGGGGAACTAGTTCTTGTCTGCAATGAGGAAGAAACTAAAAGTTGCAACAAAGTTGCCTCTTTATTGTTTAGGTAGTAGACCTCTTGTCTGCAATCAGGTACTACAAAATTGCCTTCGCCCATTGCAGCTGCCCTTCGTTCAAACATCCTCTGAAATCATACGGTCGAGATGAAAATACTTGCAAGTAAAATATTGACAAACAATAAATGTACCTACGTACTAGGGCCTATGGGTAATTCAACAATTACCATGGAAGAAACAACTGATTGAGCTAGGTTCTTGAAGACAAAAACTCTCTAGCTTATACTTGTTTCTTTGTACAATCTAATGGTTTCGATCTATGCAGCCAGTGTGGAAAGCGAGAAATGCAAGATGTTTTGAAGGCAGAACCAGTTCAATCCAGAAGATCAAGAGCTCCTGcatttctcttctttatttttggtgtaaagaacAGTTAGTTGATGATGTTGAATCATTACTAGACTTCTTCGCCTCTTTGTAAGTTTTGTTCAAGGCTGTATCTGTAGATATGATATACCAGGCCTGTTTAGGGTACTGATGAATATAACTCGT from Capsicum annuum cultivar UCD-10X-F1 unplaced genomic scaffold, UCD10Xv1.1 ctg60232, whole genome shotgun sequence harbors:
- the LOC124893477 gene encoding uncharacterized protein Cbei_0202-like (The sequence of the model RefSeq protein was modified relative to this genomic sequence to represent the inferred CDS: added 21 bases not found in genome assembly), giving the protein MCPGGQVVLTSTNPSELCVSGMSFSRQSSKWANAALVVTVSSKDFAALDLHIPLGGVEFQRMFERRAAAMGEGNFVVPDCRQEVYYLNNKEATLLQLLVSSSLQTRTSSPVQISRSADPCECTSLRGLYPIGEGAGYAGGIVSAAVGGMYSGFALAKCLGLFHGSIELILGKAQSAGVAKY